From Cotesia glomerata isolate CgM1 linkage group LG3, MPM_Cglom_v2.3, whole genome shotgun sequence:
CTAGTTTCATTGGAAACTTCTACCGAAAATGAATTCATCAAAAGCCGAATTGTCCAaagtaattgaaattaaaatttaatttaaaattcaataattaataatagaacataaaaataaaagttgaaataatttttttagataaagttAAATATATCTGGACTTCTGGACGACTATGTGACTTCAAAGGTTGCGATCGGCCCGATCTTCAACCATTGAACGTTAACGGTTGGTTTTGGACTGCTGAATTACAAAAGCTTGCACCCACAACTGATCGCAGTCAAAACGACTGGTCTGAAAGCGGagggtaaattttattattttatatatatatcatacttatatataagaattgaaaaatattttttttttttttaagtattggTAAACCTCAGCCGGATAATCGTGAAGCAATCCAAAACGGAGCCCCTGAAAATTGTCTGGCAGTACTTAATCAATTTTACAACGACGGAGTTAATTGGCACGATGTTGCTTGCCATCACAAAAAGCCGTGGGTGTGCGAAGAAAATGATTCACTTCTCAAATACGTTAGATACACTAATCCTAATTTGAGAGtgtaatttttccagaaaaatcataaatacatatttatatacatatttatacgttaataattaaacagcTAATTTACAGGAAGCAaccattagaaaaaaaaactgtatttattttattttgtttgtttttcttcaatatactaattctgtatattttgacgattaaattaaaactttaatgtatgattataaaaacaaaataaataacagtaactattttttatatactattcattattattagaatGAAATAGGTAAAAATGAAGATGATctatacttattaataaatgataagtttattatttttttccttctaTCATTATTATGTGATAGCCAAATTTGGTTTTTATTGGAGGGTCAGTGTAAATTGGATTGGATAAAGAAGAAACTGGTAGAGCAAAAGCTGCATCTTGAAATGGACCGACCATCGATCCTCTAACCATCCATCCGAGATCTccctgtaataaataaaaaaataacataaaaatcgtgtttttaataattaattactaatattaataattaatattaatagtaataaataattaataaaaatttttagcaggTGACgcttaatataaatttttgccTCTATATTCTATGTTACTgagatgttttttttaagaaaaattgtaatttaaattttaatgaaatgtcagtagaaaattattttacaaaatttaaggGACGAATTTAGTGaatatgattttcaaaaaaatgaaattaaaataaaaaatttttataaaatttacaaagaaaatttattataaaaaaaatcattataaaaaaaaattatttgtggaaattaaaagaaaaaaaaactataagtgcaatttttataaaatattttttcatttctattgacttaaaaatctaaaattaaaaaataaagatgtgattttaatttttccgaagagaaaaattttttttatgctacACAAGTTTTATCAACAAACCgatgaatatttttacaaaaaaaaaaaatatacgaaGGTTATTTTATGAAGGACaatcttattaaaattgttagttCTTTGTTCTACTtgtcaaaatgttaaaatgtaaaaatattaattatttgatctactttttttattaaaaaaaaaaaaacgattttataataataataataataataataataatattaaaaataaaattattattattatctctaaaaaaatttttttgataaatttaatttaattaatttagtaaaccaataaattttttttagaatgaaaaattttaaaaaattttcaattattttcaacgggaagttaaaaaaaacagCGTGACCTGGATTCGAACCAGGGATCTTCGAGTTAACACGTCCCAGTACGTCCCAATACGTTCCAGAACACTCAAGAGAGGAGGAAGATGAGGTGGACCGAGAACTCCGCTGTCCATTTTACAGCAACAAAGAAAGTCTATTTCTAATGTATTTAATCTCAAATTTGTGATAAATT
This genomic window contains:
- the LOC123262220 gene encoding uncharacterized protein LOC123262220 yields the protein MWRFLVLGFLTVAVTGQFQAQPSGRILEPPIPPLCAQRTIHERFNGKGYYYSWADPRTAGQELDWLSGRNFCRQRCMDLVSLETSTENEFIKSRIVQNKVKYIWTSGRLCDFKGCDRPDLQPLNVNGWFWTAELQKLAPTTDRSQNDWSESGGIGKPQPDNREAIQNGAPENCLAVLNQFYNDGVNWHDVACHHKKPWVCEENDSLLKYVRYTNPNLRV